A genomic window from Equus asinus isolate D_3611 breed Donkey chromosome 25, EquAss-T2T_v2, whole genome shotgun sequence includes:
- the LOC139041974 gene encoding NBPF family member NBPF6-like, with protein MGGLPGLRKGKLGLVPLSPLLLSAPTLEASHRGPLRTNWSFQRPELQASQTQLQPGTQVTSYLLLQLDQLDCGDGKARLGLCSTTWSFRAHDPFRNQWPLFQGLGFDASLRGKKPPKLEGDALEGSAALSAQKQKIIKRKLLFNKWRITCNFPSLQLRVLRYQDLWN; from the exons ATGGGTGGGCTCCCAGGGCTGAGGAAAGGAAAGCTGGGATTGGTCCCACTGAGccctcttctcctttcagctccCACCCTGGAGGCCAGTCACCGAGGGCCTTTGAGGACAAACTGGAGTTTCCAAAGGCCAGAGCTGCAAGCTTCACAGACACAGCTGCAGCCAGGCACCCAGGTGACCAGTTATCTGCTGCTGCAGCTGGACCAGTTGGACTGTGGTGATGGCAAAGCCAGGCTTGGCCTTTGCTCCACCACCTGGAGCTTTAGAGCCCACGATCCCTTCAGAAATCAGTGGCCGCTCTTccaag gacTGGGTTTCGATGCTTCCCTCAGAGGAAAGAAACCTCCCAAGCTGGAGGGTGATGCTCTTGAGGGCTCAGCGGCCTTAAGTGCCCAGAAACAGAAgattatcaaaagaaaactgcTCTTCAACAAGTGGAGGATAACATGCAATTTCCCCAGCCTTCAGCTGAGGGTACTGAG atACCAAGATCTCTGGAACTAA
- the LOC123280647 gene encoding putative NBPF family member NBPF5, with translation MAVCPHALSDPRAEVTLQESNQELRSQLAQSKQDFQALMEEFLVSEAAAYSLATELQKHKCGECKDIIESVLGDKLPFEEGKLAEESTLAKKLRESNLLIQEQEQQLAYLRHKLQEGREVWALLSQHLNDLLTHNGSDDHQGQAFRQQLAEGYRLAKHLAHILGPGNNEDKEDEKTQGTLTHR, from the exons ATGGCCGTGTGTCCTCACGCTTTGTCTGATCCGAGGGCAGAGGTGACCCTCCAGGAGTCCAACCAGGAATTGCGTTCACAGCTGGCACAAAGCAAGCAGGACTTCCAAGCCCTCATGGAGGAATTCCTTGTATCCGAAGCTGCTGCCTACTCCCTGGCCACCGAGCTGCAGAAGCACA AGTGTGGAGAGTGCAAAGACATCATTGAATCCGTGCTTGGGGACAAGCTGCCTTTTGAGGAGGGGAAGCTGGCAGAGGAGTCAACGCTAGCCAAGAAGCTCAG GGAATCCAATCTCCTAATTCAAGAGCAGGAGCAGCAACTGGCCTATCTGCGGCACAAGTTACAGGAAGGGCGAGAAGTGTGGGCCCTGCTGAGTCAGCACCTCAATGACCTGCTGACACACAACGGCTCTGATGACCACCAAGGGCAGGCCTTCCGCCAGCAACTGGCTGAGGGATATAGGCTGGCCAAGCACCTTGCCCACATACTCGGCCCAG GGAATAACGAAGAcaaggaagatgaaaagacacaAGGCACACTGACTCACAGGTGA